Part of the Scyliorhinus canicula chromosome 13, sScyCan1.1, whole genome shotgun sequence genome, GTTTCTTGTCAGATTCTTAAGTGTTGCCGTCATCTCCCAGATTGCGACCGTCCATGGGGTTCACGCTGAACGGTGAGAGAGCCGAACAAAGGCATTGATTACCTGGCGAATAAAATGTAGGTGAGAACATTTAAAAACATGTTCTTAATTCCGTGGTTGGGGGAAAGTGCCCGTGAGGGAGGCAGTGGGAGCGAACTAAAAGTAGGAAACATGTGATTGCACTTGTCAATAAAGATCACAGGCTTTAGGGTCTTTAAATATTTCTGTTATAGAAACTCGACGTTACATTGTGTAAATGTAGAGTATTGGCTCACTTCTTGTAGGGAGATGTGTCAAATTGCTTAATGGGttgtgagaggagggggggggggggggggggggggtgctgttgatCTGTGCCGCTAGGCGGCAGAGTAACCTCAGggtagacctgctgagaatttgaaACATTTTGTGTTTGTATTGCAGATTTTCAGTGTTGTGGATTAAAAACCAATTAGATTCCGGACTGAGCTGAAAGTAGGAATTTGTATTACATGCATGCAGGGGTATGTTTCAGTGAACTGCGGTATCTCACAACAATTACTGTGACACCCATTAAAACATATTACAGCTTCAGCTGGCCGCCTGCCAGGGAATTTTTTTGTCTGCTCATTGCCTTCCTGTGTCCCTCGTAAACACGTCCTATCATAGCCTTGCAGGCAGCAGGCGAGTGGAATAGTCCAAAATCTAACAAAAAACAGTCAAGCAGCTCTGGCATATCAGCAACAGTAACTTTATCTTCACACCCATTGATAAACCACAAGCAGATGTGTTGGCCAAGGGTTATGGTGGAAAATTACAGCCAGAGAGATAGCTTTCGTAAGTATAACTCACTGTTATAACTCATGGAAATAGTTTTCACTCTTTTTCCGCATATCATTCAGCATCTTCAATTGTTTTgtttcactctccctccctctttcccactGCAAACGCCCCACTGAGCTTCATCCTTCCAGCCTGGCTCCATACATCCCATACATTTGTCCTTCATGCTCTTCTAAATCTTTTCCTTCATATGTAAACTATTGCGAATATTTACTTTTTAAGATTATTAAGGAAGCGGTTTTAATTAGGGGAAAAATTAAGGGTCATGTGGCCAATTCCGAAGTTTTCCTGACAACAGGATGGGTTGAGCTGGATTTTCAAACTAAAGCGGGGTCCGTGTAAGGTGATTTGGATACAATGTCAGCAACTTCTGTTTTTACAGTGGTTCGACTGACTGATGCCAGAGTCCCAGGAAGGTGCAGCGAATATCACGTTCTAAATCGTTGTATCTTATACTGACAACATAATTAAAAAATAGAATAAAATTTGGGTCTCCAGACTGAAATACATAAGACCCGAAGgggacttgacaaggtggattGGAGAGGATATTTCTTCTGTGAGAAAATCGAGAAGTAGtgctcactgtttaaaaataagggtcgcCCATTGAAAGCAGAGTTGAGACGAATTGTGCAGTCCcagaaaataataatatttatcattgtcataagtaggcttacattaacagtgcaacgaagttactgtgaaaatccgctgtcgccacattccggtgcctgttcgggtacgcagagggagaattcagaatgtcgaattcacctatggggaggaaaccggagcagccggaggaaacccaagcagacacgaggagaaagtgcagactccgcacagacagtgacccaagccgggaattaaacccggcaccctgacactgtgaagcaacagtgctaactgggcTGTGTGTCTTTGGAATTCATTTACTCAAAGGGTAGTGCAAGAAGAGCTTTTGAATAGTTTTAAAGGAGGGAGGAATCGAGTTGGTAAGCAAGGATGTGGTATGTTATCGGAGGTGGGTGTGATGCAGATTTCAGTTTACTATCAGATCAACCATTATAGAATTCATAGATAGATTTttcagctcagaaggaggccattcggcccatccagtctgcaccggcccttggaatgagcaccctgctcaagcccacacctccatcccatccccgtaacccagtaaccccacctaacttttttggacactaagggtaatttagcatggccaatccacttaacctgtacatctttggactcacgcagacacagggagaacatgcagactccacacaggcagtgacccaagccgaatcgAAAgtcggactctggagctgtgaagcaactgagtttaccactgtgctaccatgcacccCATTGATCTTTACCAATGACGGAGAAGACACAAGGGGCTGAATAGTCTATTGCTGCTCCTGTGTCCAAATGTTCATATGTTCGCAATAGCTAATCAACATGTGTCCCTGGCTATGAGACCCAAGTGATTCAGATTGTCATTGACTTGGGTTTTGGGAGTACTTAGGAAACCATTGTGAGTGTTTTTTCTAAATATCGTTGAAAATCGCAGACAAGGGCTATATGAGGATatggaagagagaaagaaagcagCTAGAGGCCTGAAATCTGCCTCGTTCATTGGATAGGAATATGGGTGGGAACTAGCAGGCAGATCGAAAGTCGTGAAGACTTGAAAGAAGACGGTGATTGGCGCAGCTCTATGTAAGAGTGCGAACCTCCAGTAAAAGTGTACACAGTGACAAGTAGTTCTCGTTCAACAAGTACAAAGTCGGGGcgcggtgagggggtggggagggagagaacgGAAGGAAACTCCCAGGATCGAAGGGCCAGTTGGACTGACTGAGTGCATATCCGAGGGGCAATGTAATTTATAATTAGGGGGTGGCATTTTTGATCATTGTAAAAACAAAAAGGATCAGTTTAGTCTGTAATATAATAAAAAGCTACCTATCTTAACGATTTGACGATGTTGCTTAACTTGGTTCTCATAATAAATGTCTTAAAAGGTGAAATACCGTGACGTCATCCTTTCAGCTCTTCGAATTTCTACCCTGGAAACTTAACAAAAAGTCGTGAGGATACGGACCAGAATATACTCATCATTTCCAGAGAGAATCCCTGAGCTCCCCATATTGTATTCAGGAAGGCAGTAACATCGAAACTGAAACTGATTCGAATCAGGCCGTTCTGAGTGTGAACATGGCTTCCAGACAGCCGGGCGATAGTTTGACGGAGGAGGCAATTTGTCACATTTGTCTCGATTTCTTCACCGATCCCGTAACACTGGATTGTGGACACAATTTCTGCCGCTCCTGTATGTCCCAGGTGTTTTGGGGAAAGGAAGTTAATTCCTGCCCGGAATGTGGAACAGAGTTTTCAGAAGGAAACCTCAAGATAAATTGGGCTTTAGCGAGATTAAAGCTGAATCCGAAAGAGGAGGAAAATAAACTTCACTGTAATGAACATCAGGAAGAACTGAAGCTGTTTTGTGAAACTGACAAGAAATTGATCTGTCTGATTTGTCGAGATTCGGGGGAACACAGAGGGCACCGCTTCCTGCCGATTAAAGAAGCTGCTGAAATCTACAAGGTAAAAGACAAAATATTCTACAAAATGATAGAATAATCACTCATTGTAGAACAAATTAATTCCCTTATTTTCTCTCCCAATCCCAGGATCACCTGAAATCTTCCTTCGATTTTCTCACAGAGAAGAAATCGGCGGTTCGAGAAACGGAACTGAAACAGATACGGAAGATTTCTGAAGTTAGGGTAAGGTCTCCCTGTGCTGATTTTCTGGGATCTCGGTTAGTTTTGTTCCCTTTATCGCTGGATATTAATTATGTTTCACATTGCATTTGGTAGGAACAATCGAGCAGTCTGCAGGCCCACATCACATCCGAGTTCACTAAAATGCACCAGATTCTCACTGAGAAAGAGCAGCGTTTACTCAGAGATCTCAGGGAAGAAGAGGAGAGATTATTGAAAACAATGAAGAAAAACCTTCGAGAGATTCAGGAGAATTTAAATTCTTTTGAGGAGAAACTCTCCAAGTTGCTGAAACAGATGGAGCAAAAAGACGAGCTGATGTTTCTGAAGGTGAGGGAATATATTGCGGGTCAGTTCAGTGAAACCTCACAATGTCGTAAAATAATTGTGATAACGGAAATAAATGTAGAATTtactaaaaaaaaatagaatcagAATTAAACTGAAAATTGTGTCCCTTCCTAAATCTTTCTTCTGTTGTCTCTGAACTAACCCATGCCACTCTGCA contains:
- the LOC119975434 gene encoding zinc-binding protein A33-like isoform X1, producing the protein MASRQPGDSLTEEAICHICLDFFTDPVTLDCGHNFCRSCMSQVFWGKEVNSCPECGTEFSEGNLKINWALARLKLNPKEEENKLHCNEHQEELKLFCETDKKLICLICRDSGEHRGHRFLPIKEAAEIYKDHLKSSFDFLTEKKSAVRETELKQIRKISEVREQSSSLQAHITSEFTKMHQILTEKEQRLLRDLREEEERLLKTMKKNLREIQENLNSFEEKLSKLLKQMEQKDELMFLKKEACRKRRISNDDCELAVSDASLSIEKFNGPLQYTAWREMISSINPVPASLSLDPRTAHRRLIVSEDRTSVRLGDRHQWFPDTPERFTQSLGVLGSEGFTSGRHYWEVEVGVKTELWLGVARHSVKRKMPITPNPATGFWILRLRDGRAYFGDTSPSPIRPTPSVKPRKIGVFLDYEGGQVSFYNVGNMSHLHTFTHAFTERIFPFFGPASKGRAKNAAPLKICGIKSH
- the LOC119975434 gene encoding zinc-binding protein A33-like isoform X2, producing the protein MASRQPGDSLTEEAICHICLDFFTDPVTLDCGHNFCRSCMSQVFWGKEVNSCPECGTEFSEGNLKINWALARLKLNPKEEENKLHCNEHQEELKLFCETDKKLICLICRDSGEHRGHRFLPIKEAAEIYKDHLKSSFDFLTEKKSAVRETELKQIRKISEVREQSSSLQAHITSEFTKMHQILTEKEQRLLRDLREEEERLLKTMKKNLREIQENLNSFEEKLSKLLKQMEQKDELMFLKKEACRKRRISNDDCELAVSDASLSIEKFNGPLQYTAWREMISSINPA